One window of Sinorhizobium numidicum genomic DNA carries:
- a CDS encoding helix-turn-helix domain-containing protein, whose translation MAENKIFAGPRVRRIRNGLQLTQTAMAEALGISPSYLNLIERNQRPLTVQLLLKLSSVYKVDLDELQGKAGGGLGQLREVFADPLLAGELPGDQELIEVAEAAPNVSGGIVKLYRAYREQASRLKDLADLLAGQGHMAALSDARLPIDEVREAFEARPNHFARIEEAMEAFHAHLSPGDDLAGALKSWLKKEHGLVVRTLPVHAMPNLRRRFDRHSMRLFISERLSPFDQTREIAMEVASIAGHEAIAAELEHFRFSTAEARRIGRFELARYAAHALLMPYAAFHAAAQRAKYDVDVLSARFQVSFEQAANRLTMLQRPRAVGIPFFLMEIDNAGHRLRRAGAQGFPHTRFGGSCPKLNIHAAFAVPGQILVDHVEMPDGSEFLVIARALDGPQAGFQERVRRTALLIGCEAGFAGDTVYGAARMAAVPVGPACRLCERQGCLARAEPPVTRPLGLDEMVTGLSVFDFQ comes from the coding sequence ATGGCCGAGAACAAGATTTTCGCCGGGCCACGGGTCAGGAGAATCCGCAATGGCCTTCAACTGACGCAAACGGCGATGGCGGAGGCGCTCGGTATCTCGCCGTCCTATCTGAACCTGATCGAGCGCAATCAGCGGCCGCTCACGGTGCAGCTGCTTCTCAAGCTCTCCTCGGTCTACAAGGTCGACCTGGATGAATTGCAGGGCAAGGCGGGTGGCGGGCTCGGGCAATTGCGCGAGGTCTTTGCCGATCCGCTGTTGGCCGGCGAGCTTCCGGGAGATCAGGAACTGATCGAAGTTGCCGAAGCGGCGCCGAACGTCTCAGGCGGCATCGTCAAACTCTATCGAGCCTATCGCGAACAGGCGTCGCGCCTGAAGGACCTCGCGGATCTTTTGGCGGGCCAAGGGCACATGGCGGCGCTTTCGGATGCGCGATTGCCGATCGACGAAGTGCGCGAGGCGTTCGAGGCGCGGCCCAATCATTTCGCGCGCATCGAGGAGGCGATGGAGGCGTTCCACGCACATCTCTCGCCCGGTGACGATCTGGCCGGAGCCCTCAAGAGTTGGCTGAAAAAGGAGCATGGCCTTGTCGTCAGGACCCTGCCGGTGCACGCAATGCCGAACCTGCGCCGCCGCTTCGATCGCCACTCCATGCGCCTCTTCATTTCCGAGCGCCTGTCGCCTTTCGATCAGACACGGGAAATCGCGATGGAAGTGGCGTCGATCGCCGGTCACGAGGCAATCGCCGCTGAACTGGAACACTTCCGCTTCTCGACTGCCGAAGCGCGACGGATCGGCCGTTTCGAACTTGCGCGCTACGCCGCCCATGCGCTGCTGATGCCCTATGCAGCCTTCCATGCGGCCGCACAGCGCGCAAAATACGATGTCGATGTGTTGAGTGCGCGTTTCCAGGTGTCCTTCGAGCAGGCCGCCAATCGCCTGACGATGTTGCAGCGTCCCCGTGCCGTCGGTATCCCATTTTTCCTGATGGAAATCGACAATGCCGGCCATCGATTGCGTCGCGCCGGAGCGCAAGGCTTCCCGCATACCCGTTTCGGCGGCTCCTGTCCCAAGCTCAACATTCATGCCGCCTTCGCGGTCCCTGGACAGATCCTCGTCGACCACGTGGAAATGCCGGACGGCAGCGAGTTCCTGGTGATCGCGCGGGCGCTCGACGGGCCGCAGGCGGGTTTTCAGGAGCGGGTGAGACGCACGGCGCTTCTCATCGGCTGCGAGGCCGGTTTCGCTGGGGACACTGTTTATGGTGCAGCGCGGATGGCGGCAGTCCCCGTTGGCCCGGCCTGTCGCCTTTGTGAGCGGCAGGGCTGCCTGGCGCGCGCTGAGCCGCCCGTCACCCGTCCGCTTGGGCTCGATGAAATGGTGACGGGGCTGAGCGTCTTCGATTTTCAGTAG
- a CDS encoding fatty acid desaturase family protein: MSKRDRRIDPRELKRLSVLEPRKSLTAIASDWAIIAAAIAASEYAGHPIVYVIAVTLIAGRMHALGCLVHEAAHYRIIRDRKVSDWMGDVLLAWPILGTVDGYRQNHLAHHQHANTDHDPDWTSKVGMAQFTFPQKLARGITQLLGYLVAINSIRDLMHMARRIGKSDRSTRGYKALRLGFYLGATVVFTILGIWREFVIYWLVPYFTFFCLFLYVRSVAEHFGSMDYSDELTSSRTVYPHAWEKLFFAPHNINYHLEHHLYPGVPYYNLPELHAILMRNEAYAAKAHITRGYTTGLPAECFASNAPLLPSQHPASY, encoded by the coding sequence ATGAGTAAGCGAGACCGCAGGATCGATCCGAGGGAACTGAAACGCCTCTCCGTGCTGGAACCGCGAAAATCACTAACTGCAATCGCCTCGGATTGGGCGATTATCGCGGCGGCGATCGCCGCCAGCGAATATGCCGGCCATCCCATCGTCTATGTGATCGCCGTCACCTTGATCGCCGGTCGAATGCACGCGCTCGGCTGTCTTGTCCACGAAGCCGCCCACTACCGCATCATTCGCGATCGCAAAGTCAGCGACTGGATGGGTGACGTTCTGCTGGCCTGGCCTATCCTCGGAACGGTCGACGGCTACCGGCAGAACCATCTCGCCCACCACCAGCACGCCAACACCGACCACGATCCGGACTGGACGTCGAAAGTCGGCATGGCGCAATTCACTTTCCCGCAGAAGCTGGCGCGCGGTATCACCCAACTGCTCGGCTACCTCGTCGCAATCAATTCGATTCGCGACCTCATGCACATGGCCAGGCGGATCGGGAAAAGCGACCGTTCCACGCGCGGCTACAAGGCTCTTCGGCTCGGTTTCTATCTCGGTGCCACCGTGGTTTTCACCATTCTTGGCATCTGGCGCGAGTTCGTGATCTATTGGCTCGTGCCGTATTTCACTTTCTTCTGCCTCTTTCTCTATGTCCGTAGCGTCGCCGAGCATTTCGGCAGCATGGACTACAGCGACGAACTGACCAGTTCGCGAACCGTCTATCCGCATGCCTGGGAGAAGCTGTTCTTCGCGCCCCACAACATCAATTACCACCTGGAGCATCACCTCTATCCCGGCGTGCCTTACTACAATCTGCCGGAACTGCACGCGATCCTGATGCGAAACGAAGCTTATGCGGCAAAAGCGCATATCACGCGCGGTTATACGACCGGGCTTCCCGCGGAATGCTTCGCGTCGAACGCGCCGCTGCTGCCAAGCCAGCATCCCGCCAGCTACTGA
- a CDS encoding polyamine ABC transporter substrate-binding protein, whose translation MSKLIVATLAAAVLAGSATLAYAQERVVNVYNWSDYIDSSILEDFTKETGIKVVYDVFDSNEILETKLLAGSSGYDVVVPTAYFLQRQIAAGVFQKLDKSKLPNLSNMWDVIMERTAQYDPGNEYAVDYMWGTTGIGYNVEKMKEILGTDEKPNWDVIFNPEIAAKFKDCGIHLLDSPTDIIPSALAYLGLNPDSHDQADLDKAAEVLTKIRSYVRKFHSSEYINALANGDICLAVGFSGDIFQARDRAAEAKAGVTVDYSIPVQGAQMWFDMLAIPADAPHVAEAHEFINYLMKPEVIAKASNYVFYANGNKASQQFLDKEVLEDTAIYPSDEVMQKLFTVTPFEPKEQRVLTRLWTKIVTGQ comes from the coding sequence ATGTCCAAACTCATCGTCGCAACCTTGGCGGCCGCAGTGCTGGCGGGATCGGCCACGCTCGCCTACGCACAGGAGCGGGTCGTCAATGTCTACAACTGGTCTGACTATATCGACAGCAGCATTCTTGAAGACTTCACCAAGGAGACCGGCATCAAGGTCGTCTATGACGTCTTCGATTCCAATGAAATTCTCGAAACGAAACTGCTTGCCGGCAGCTCCGGCTACGATGTCGTCGTCCCAACCGCATATTTCCTGCAGCGCCAGATCGCCGCGGGCGTGTTCCAGAAGCTCGACAAGTCGAAGCTGCCGAATCTCTCGAACATGTGGGACGTGATCATGGAGCGTACGGCCCAGTACGATCCGGGCAACGAATATGCCGTCGACTACATGTGGGGGACGACCGGCATCGGCTACAATGTCGAAAAGATGAAGGAAATTCTCGGCACCGACGAGAAGCCGAACTGGGACGTCATCTTCAATCCTGAGATCGCGGCGAAATTCAAGGATTGCGGCATCCATCTCCTCGATTCGCCGACCGACATTATTCCTTCTGCGCTTGCCTATCTGGGGCTCAACCCCGACAGCCATGATCAGGCTGATCTCGACAAGGCCGCAGAGGTGCTCACGAAGATAAGGTCCTATGTGCGCAAGTTCCACTCGTCGGAATACATCAATGCGCTGGCAAACGGCGACATCTGCCTCGCGGTCGGTTTCTCGGGTGACATCTTCCAGGCGCGCGACCGCGCGGCAGAAGCCAAGGCGGGTGTAACCGTCGACTATTCGATCCCGGTACAAGGGGCGCAGATGTGGTTTGACATGCTGGCGATCCCCGCCGATGCGCCGCATGTTGCCGAAGCGCATGAGTTCATCAACTACCTGATGAAACCCGAAGTCATCGCCAAGGCGTCGAACTACGTGTTCTACGCCAACGGCAACAAGGCCTCCCAGCAGTTCCTGGACAAGGAGGTGCTCGAAGACACGGCCATCTACCCGTCGGACGAGGTGATGCAGAAGCTCTTCACGGTTACGCCATTCGAGCCCAAGGAGCAGCGGGTGCTAACCCGGCTCTGGACCAAGATCGTCACCGGTCAATAG
- a CDS encoding ABC transporter ATP-binding protein, whose translation MKSLGSIRRSFAPWADPASKPFISVKNVTKKFGDFTAVDDLSLNIYTREFFALLGASGCGKSTLLRMLAGFEQPTSGEIILDGQSLAGIPPYRRPVNMMFQSYALFPHMTVENNIAFGLKQDGMPKADIAGRVAQMLKLVKLEKFAKRKPHQLSGGQRQRVALARSLAKRPKVLLLDEPLGALDKKLREETQFELMDLQQELGLTFVVVTHDQEEAMTMADRIAVMSHGKVVQVATPAEIYEAPNSRFVADFIGDVNIFDGTVASVEAGYVRVETTGGMPIRMASSERLANGARAAVAVRPEKIRISRQAPAHAPTNAAEGEIWDIGYLGDMTVFHVRLKDGKVIKASSLNAVRAIEDPFGYDQQVWISFGEDAGVVLKD comes from the coding sequence ATGAAGTCTCTCGGTAGTATCCGGCGTTCGTTCGCACCATGGGCGGACCCCGCCTCCAAACCGTTCATTTCCGTCAAAAACGTGACCAAGAAGTTTGGTGACTTCACCGCCGTCGACGATCTTTCGCTGAATATCTATACGCGCGAATTCTTCGCCCTCCTCGGCGCATCGGGTTGTGGAAAATCTACCCTGTTGCGCATGCTCGCCGGCTTCGAGCAGCCGACCTCTGGGGAAATCATCCTCGACGGCCAGAGTCTCGCGGGCATTCCGCCCTACCGGCGGCCCGTCAACATGATGTTCCAATCCTACGCGCTGTTTCCGCACATGACGGTTGAGAACAACATCGCCTTCGGTCTGAAGCAGGACGGCATGCCGAAGGCGGATATCGCCGGGCGCGTGGCGCAGATGCTGAAGCTCGTCAAGCTCGAGAAGTTCGCCAAGCGCAAGCCGCACCAGCTTTCCGGCGGTCAGCGCCAGCGCGTGGCACTCGCCCGCTCGCTCGCCAAGCGCCCGAAGGTCCTGCTGCTCGACGAACCGCTCGGCGCGCTCGACAAGAAGCTGCGCGAGGAAACGCAGTTCGAACTGATGGATCTGCAGCAGGAGCTCGGCCTCACCTTCGTCGTCGTCACCCACGATCAGGAAGAGGCGATGACCATGGCCGACCGCATCGCCGTCATGAGCCACGGCAAGGTTGTTCAAGTGGCGACGCCGGCCGAAATCTACGAGGCCCCGAATTCGCGCTTCGTTGCCGACTTCATCGGCGATGTGAACATATTCGACGGGACCGTGGCTTCGGTCGAGGCGGGCTATGTCCGTGTGGAAACCACCGGCGGGATGCCGATCCGCATGGCTTCGTCGGAGCGGTTAGCGAACGGCGCCAGGGCCGCCGTCGCCGTTCGGCCCGAAAAGATCAGGATCAGCCGGCAGGCACCCGCGCACGCGCCGACAAACGCGGCCGAGGGGGAAATCTGGGACATCGGCTATCTCGGCGACATGACCGTCTTCCACGTCCGGCTGAAGGACGGCAAGGTCATCAAGGCATCGTCGCTCAACGCCGTGCGCGCGATCGAGGATCCGTTCGGCTATGACCAGCAGGTCTGGATCTCGTTCGGCGAAGACGCGGGCGTCGTGTTGAAGGATTGA
- a CDS encoding ABC transporter permease subunit: MAKLASALFSRLVIIIPYAWLLFFFLIPFFIVFRISLSQTAIAMPPYTPVFDLAGGVSGVLEKIRELSIDNYVWLTEDALYFNAYVSSIIIAGVSAFLTLLIGYPIAYGMAKAPRSIRPTLLMLVILPFWTSFLIRVYAWIAILKPEGLLNQFLMSVHVTGQPLIILNTNSAIYIGIVYSYLPFMVLPIYSALEKMDHSLTEAAQDLGCTPSTAFWRVTFPLSLPGVVAGCLLVFIPAVGEFVIPDLLGGSETLMIGKTLWNEFNSNRDWPVSSAVATILLLILVIPIVYFQNIQAKADGEEK; this comes from the coding sequence ATGGCGAAACTTGCCTCAGCCCTGTTCAGCCGCCTGGTCATCATCATTCCTTATGCCTGGCTACTGTTCTTTTTTCTCATTCCGTTTTTCATCGTCTTCCGCATCTCGCTCTCGCAGACGGCGATCGCCATGCCACCCTACACGCCCGTCTTCGACCTTGCCGGCGGCGTCTCGGGCGTTCTCGAGAAGATCAGGGAGCTGTCGATCGACAACTATGTTTGGCTTACAGAGGACGCTCTCTATTTCAACGCCTATGTGTCGAGCATCATTATCGCCGGCGTTTCGGCGTTCCTGACGCTTCTGATCGGCTACCCGATCGCCTACGGGATGGCGAAGGCGCCGCGCTCGATCCGGCCGACGCTGCTGATGCTGGTGATCTTGCCTTTCTGGACGAGCTTCCTGATCCGTGTCTATGCCTGGATCGCTATCTTGAAACCGGAAGGCTTGCTCAATCAGTTCCTGATGTCCGTTCATGTCACCGGTCAGCCGCTGATCATCCTCAACACCAACTCGGCGATCTACATCGGCATCGTCTATTCCTATCTCCCCTTCATGGTGCTGCCGATCTACTCGGCACTTGAAAAGATGGATCACTCGCTGACCGAGGCAGCGCAGGACCTCGGCTGCACGCCGAGCACGGCGTTCTGGCGCGTCACATTCCCGCTGTCGCTGCCAGGCGTCGTGGCGGGCTGCCTGCTCGTCTTCATTCCGGCCGTCGGCGAATTCGTGATCCCCGATCTGCTCGGTGGCTCGGAAACACTGATGATCGGCAAGACGCTCTGGAACGAATTCAATTCCAACCGCGACTGGCCGGTCTCCTCCGCCGTGGCGACGATCCTTTTGCTGATCCTCGTCATCCCGATCGTCTACTTCCAGAATATCCAGGCGAAGGCCGACGGCGAGGAGAAATAG
- a CDS encoding ABC transporter permease subunit produces MERWSRFNIASVVLGFGFLYLPIVLLVIFSFNESKLVTVWAGFSTKWYAQLWHNQGLLDAAWVTIRVAFLSATSATVLGTLAALALVRYTRFRGRVLFSGMVYAPLVMPEVITGLSLLLLFVAIGLDRGFWTITLAHITFTMCFVAVVVQSRLLSFDQSIEEAALDLGATPVRTFFAITLPVIAPAVFSGWVLAFTLSLDDLVISSFTTGPGATTLPMKIYSQVRLGVTPEINAICTILIGVVALGVIIASIVTKRREVQRERDERAAFAAIG; encoded by the coding sequence ATGGAAAGATGGTCGCGCTTCAACATTGCCTCCGTCGTTCTCGGCTTCGGCTTCCTCTACCTGCCGATCGTCCTGCTGGTGATCTTTTCGTTCAACGAGTCGAAACTCGTGACGGTTTGGGCCGGTTTCTCTACCAAGTGGTACGCCCAGCTCTGGCACAATCAGGGGCTCCTGGACGCCGCCTGGGTGACCATTCGGGTAGCGTTCCTCTCGGCCACTTCCGCGACGGTGCTCGGAACGTTGGCGGCACTCGCGCTAGTGCGCTACACGCGTTTTCGCGGCCGAGTGCTTTTTTCCGGCATGGTCTACGCGCCGCTGGTGATGCCAGAGGTGATCACCGGCCTTTCGCTACTCTTGCTCTTCGTGGCCATCGGGCTCGACCGCGGCTTCTGGACGATCACGCTTGCGCATATCACTTTCACGATGTGTTTCGTCGCGGTCGTCGTGCAGTCGCGCCTCTTGAGCTTCGATCAGTCGATCGAGGAGGCGGCGCTGGACCTTGGTGCGACGCCGGTAAGAACCTTTTTTGCCATCACCCTGCCGGTGATAGCGCCGGCCGTCTTTTCAGGCTGGGTGCTTGCCTTCACGCTTTCGCTCGATGACCTGGTGATCTCAAGCTTTACCACCGGCCCGGGCGCCACGACCCTACCGATGAAGATCTACAGCCAGGTTCGTCTCGGCGTGACGCCGGAAATCAACGCCATCTGCACGATCCTGATCGGTGTCGTCGCCTTGGGTGTGATCATCGCTTCGATCGTGACGAAGCGGCGGGAGGTCCAGCGCGAGAGGGATGAACGGGCGGCCTTTGCCGCAATAGGTTGA
- a CDS encoding AsmA family protein produces MTRQILQKLRASSLRSRLRRRYFVWSAAIGVGLAIGYNVALPLLVSTTGARATMERMLDAWSGGKSRISGEPEIRFWPEPMLTLPSATIESQGPDSRELASIGRITASFSLLSALRGEHTLDDIRFVNPVITIERAADGTINWQRPHWLVPPETAIPEEDSPFGDIAIENGRLRVIDRMAGDNSVDIPGISGTVKWPSFAGRLSAQVSANVGGEEIAWAFVCEEPLALFARRNSPLKTSLTSSLLTFSFEGTGNLSMQPFASGHLQMSAPSLATLVAWYRGGSETTLPAGAFSIDAKVTTAEKALKLEELQLAMGGAGATGVLDIALPAGQTPRIEGTLAFDRIDLNGLRPPTLERTDGDDRVWRMAQALAGAWRADLRLSSQEVLVGPLHLTDVAAGVMIDGSRASLDIGDSTYANGSLSGRAVLSDKGLEHGGRLQMSLKDADFAAVLDGFGLKGPVPGGRGILNIDIATDHAFWATSLADVSGRLTYSLTNGSLAGFDVNAFTDLVRKGEFFSLSQASEGTFDFQTAEFEASFQAGTARLDRADFAGSSSKMSVTGIIPYRNGSLALAGALETAGTASEPLRFFVGGSWPNAVISPLSVLPK; encoded by the coding sequence ATGACAAGACAGATCCTGCAGAAATTGCGCGCTTCCAGCCTGCGGTCGCGGCTGCGCCGCCGCTACTTCGTCTGGTCGGCGGCGATCGGAGTGGGTCTCGCTATCGGCTACAATGTGGCGCTGCCCTTGCTCGTTTCGACGACCGGCGCCCGCGCGACGATGGAGCGGATGCTCGACGCCTGGTCGGGCGGCAAGAGCAGGATCAGCGGAGAGCCCGAAATCCGGTTCTGGCCGGAGCCCATGCTGACGCTCCCCTCCGCGACCATCGAATCGCAAGGGCCAGACTCGCGTGAGCTTGCGAGCATTGGCCGCATCACCGCCTCGTTCAGCTTGCTTTCGGCTCTTCGCGGCGAACATACGCTCGACGACATTCGCTTCGTCAATCCGGTCATCACGATCGAGCGGGCAGCCGACGGTACGATCAACTGGCAAAGGCCGCACTGGCTCGTTCCACCGGAAACGGCGATCCCGGAAGAGGATAGCCCATTCGGCGACATCGCGATCGAGAACGGCCGACTTCGCGTCATCGATCGAATGGCCGGTGATAACAGCGTCGACATTCCCGGTATTTCCGGCACGGTCAAGTGGCCTTCCTTCGCAGGACGGTTGAGTGCGCAGGTGTCGGCGAACGTCGGCGGGGAAGAAATCGCCTGGGCATTCGTGTGTGAGGAACCGCTGGCTCTTTTTGCCAGGCGCAACTCGCCGCTCAAAACATCGCTGACCTCTAGTCTCCTGACCTTTTCGTTCGAAGGTACTGGCAATCTTTCGATGCAGCCCTTCGCCTCCGGCCATTTGCAGATGTCCGCGCCCTCGCTTGCAACGCTCGTCGCATGGTACCGCGGCGGCTCGGAAACGACGCTCCCAGCAGGTGCCTTCAGCATCGACGCCAAGGTGACCACCGCTGAGAAGGCGCTCAAGCTCGAGGAACTGCAGCTTGCGATGGGCGGCGCCGGCGCCACCGGAGTGCTGGATATTGCGCTTCCGGCCGGTCAAACGCCGCGCATCGAAGGGACGCTCGCCTTCGACCGCATCGATCTCAACGGCCTACGCCCGCCGACGCTGGAGCGGACCGACGGCGACGATCGCGTTTGGCGGATGGCGCAAGCCCTTGCCGGCGCCTGGCGCGCCGATCTTCGCCTCTCGTCTCAAGAGGTGCTTGTCGGCCCGTTGCATCTGACGGACGTTGCCGCCGGCGTGATGATCGACGGCAGCCGCGCGTCGCTCGATATCGGCGACAGCACCTATGCGAACGGCAGCCTCAGCGGCCGCGCCGTTCTCTCGGACAAAGGCCTCGAGCATGGCGGCAGGCTGCAGATGAGCCTGAAAGATGCCGATTTCGCCGCCGTGCTCGACGGTTTCGGTCTCAAGGGCCCGGTCCCCGGCGGCAGGGGAATTCTCAACATCGATATCGCGACGGACCATGCTTTCTGGGCGACGAGCCTGGCGGATGTTTCGGGCCGTCTTACTTACTCGCTGACAAATGGCAGCCTTGCCGGATTCGATGTCAACGCGTTTACCGATCTCGTCCGGAAAGGCGAGTTCTTCTCGCTGTCGCAAGCAAGTGAGGGCACTTTCGACTTCCAGACTGCCGAGTTCGAAGCAAGCTTCCAAGCCGGCACGGCTCGGCTGGACCGGGCGGATTTTGCCGGATCCTCCAGCAAAATGTCGGTGACCGGGATCATTCCCTATCGCAACGGCAGCCTGGCACTCGCCGGAGCGCTGGAAACCGCAGGAACCGCGAGCGAGCCATTGCGCTTTTTCGTCGGCGGCTCCTGGCCGAACGCTGTGATCTCTCCGCTCTCCGTTCTGCCGAAATGA
- a CDS encoding acetoacetate--CoA ligase codes for MQADRPLWVPDSETLERSPMAQFMAWCGQRFGRTFADYDAFHEWSVSERGDFWTAVWEHCGVVGERGERALINGGRMLDARFFPDAKLNFAENLLRKSGNGDALVFRGEDKASYRLSWNELRALVSRLQQAMKAQGVGVGDRVAAMMPNMPETIALMLATASIGAVWSSCSPDFGEQGVLDRFGQIGPKLFIACDGYWYNGKRQDVDAKVGAVAKVLGVPTLVVPYAGDSGSLAATVEGGVTLADFIAGFEAKPLKFERLPFRHPLYILFSSGTTGVPKCIVHSAGGTLLQHLKEHRFHCGLKDGEKLFYFTTCGWMMWNWLASGLATGATLCLFDGSPFHPDGNVLFDFAADEKFAVFGTSAKYIDAVRKGGFTPAQTHDLSALRLLTSTGSPLSPEGFSFVYGGIKSDVQLASISGGTDIVSCFVLGNPMRPVWRGEIQGPGLGLAVDVWNDEGKSVRGEKGELVCTKAFPSMPVMFWNDPDGAKYRAAYFERFDNVWCHGDFAEWTPHGGIIIHGRSDATLNPGGVRIGTAEIYNQVEQMQEVAEALCIGQDWEGDVRVILFVRLAPGVELTDGLTKAIKNRIRSGASPRHVPAKIIAVADIPRTKSGKIVELAVRDVVHGRPVKNKEALANPEALDLFVGLEELKS; via the coding sequence ATGCAAGCAGATAGACCTTTGTGGGTTCCGGACAGCGAGACGCTCGAACGAAGCCCGATGGCGCAATTCATGGCGTGGTGCGGGCAACGCTTCGGTCGGACATTTGCCGACTATGACGCCTTTCACGAGTGGTCGGTGTCAGAGCGTGGCGATTTCTGGACTGCGGTCTGGGAGCATTGCGGCGTCGTGGGCGAGCGAGGCGAGCGAGCCCTGATCAATGGCGGTCGGATGCTGGATGCGCGCTTCTTCCCGGACGCAAAGCTCAACTTCGCCGAAAACCTGCTGCGCAAGAGCGGCAACGGCGATGCGCTGGTCTTTCGCGGCGAGGACAAGGCGTCCTACCGGCTTTCCTGGAACGAGCTACGCGCGCTGGTCTCGCGGCTGCAACAAGCGATGAAGGCGCAGGGCGTCGGCGTCGGGGACCGTGTTGCGGCAATGATGCCGAACATGCCGGAGACCATCGCCCTGATGCTCGCCACCGCTTCCATAGGCGCCGTCTGGTCGTCCTGCTCTCCTGATTTCGGCGAGCAGGGCGTTCTCGACCGCTTCGGCCAGATCGGCCCGAAGCTGTTCATCGCCTGCGACGGCTATTGGTACAACGGTAAGCGGCAGGACGTGGATGCCAAGGTGGGCGCGGTTGCCAAAGTTCTTGGCGTGCCGACGCTCGTCGTTCCTTATGCCGGAGACAGCGGCTCTCTCGCCGCCACGGTCGAAGGCGGCGTGACGCTTGCCGATTTCATTGCCGGCTTCGAAGCGAAGCCGCTTAAATTTGAGCGGCTGCCATTCAGGCATCCGCTCTACATCCTGTTTTCCTCCGGCACGACCGGCGTGCCGAAATGCATCGTGCATTCCGCCGGCGGAACCTTGCTGCAGCACCTGAAGGAGCACCGCTTCCACTGCGGCCTCAAGGACGGCGAGAAGCTCTTCTACTTTACCACCTGCGGCTGGATGATGTGGAACTGGCTGGCGTCCGGCCTGGCGACGGGAGCAACGCTCTGCCTCTTCGACGGCTCGCCTTTCCATCCCGACGGCAATGTTCTCTTCGATTTTGCTGCGGACGAGAAATTCGCGGTCTTCGGCACTTCGGCGAAATACATCGACGCGGTGCGCAAGGGCGGTTTCACCCCGGCACAAACCCACGACCTTTCCGCCCTGCGGCTGCTGACCTCGACCGGTTCGCCGCTTTCGCCGGAGGGCTTTTCCTTCGTTTACGGGGGCATCAAATCGGATGTCCAGCTTGCCTCGATCTCCGGCGGCACCGACATCGTCTCCTGCTTCGTGCTCGGGAACCCGATGAGGCCGGTGTGGCGCGGCGAAATCCAGGGGCCGGGGCTCGGCCTGGCTGTGGATGTCTGGAATGACGAAGGCAAATCCGTCCGCGGCGAGAAAGGCGAACTCGTCTGCACCAAGGCGTTTCCGTCGATGCCGGTCATGTTCTGGAACGACCCTGACGGCGCCAAGTATCGGGCAGCCTACTTCGAACGCTTCGATAACGTCTGGTGCCACGGCGACTTTGCCGAATGGACGCCGCATGGCGGCATCATCATCCATGGCCGCTCGGACGCGACGCTCAATCCGGGCGGCGTGCGGATCGGCACGGCCGAGATCTACAATCAGGTCGAGCAGATGCAAGAGGTCGCCGAGGCGCTCTGCATCGGCCAGGATTGGGAAGGGGACGTTCGCGTCATCCTGTTCGTGCGCCTGGCGCCCGGCGTGGAACTGACCGATGGACTGACCAAAGCCATCAAGAATCGCATTCGCAGCGGCGCCTCGCCGCGCCATGTGCCGGCAAAAATCATCGCCGTCGCGGATATTCCGCGCACCAAGTCCGGCAAGATCGTCGAGCTTGCCGTTCGCGATGTCGTGCATGGGCGCCCGGTGAAGAACAAGGAAGCGCTGGCGAACCCCGAGGCGCTGGATCTCTTTGTGGGACTTGAGGAGTTGAAGAGCTGA